A window of the Henckelia pumila isolate YLH828 chromosome 3, ASM3356847v2, whole genome shotgun sequence genome harbors these coding sequences:
- the LOC140888683 gene encoding uncharacterized protein, whose protein sequence is MASSRGENYAIEEDKHLCHVYIKISQDLIIGRNQNKNQLWSCVAETYNAGKANSMPDRSQRSLQTRMQSMNNAGSILNGCIQQVEYMNPSGASDQNIIDRAKKLMTLDRKYKKGFTFDHVWPLLKDLEKFSNFSQRTQRKSSHSDTVPESPISSDDPKLSSFFVNLNDENVWWWFIIKTARGSEKTARFISQYNHTKKETINVQKRKVEVSQWRGENKILMMDVDFISDPCRRESIRKEHENIMQKKEEEEHQSGSNNNVDMLEQYFGDFGSSDSGLLN, encoded by the exons ATGGCGTCCTCTCGTGGTGAGAATTATGCAATCGAAGAAGATAAACATCTTTGTCATGTCTACATAAAAATCTCGCAGGATCTAATTATTGGACGAaaccaaaacaaaaatcaaCTTTGGTCTTGTGTGGCAGAAACATACAATGCAGGGAAAGCAAACTCAATGCCCGATCGAAGCCAAAGGTCATTACAGACTCGAATGCAAAGTATGAATAATGCAGGTTCAATATTGAATGGATGCATACAACAAGTTGAATACATGAACCCAAGTGGTGCCTCTGATCAAAATATC ATTGATCGTGCAAAAAAATTAATGACGCTAGATCGTAAATATAAGAAAGGGTTCACGTTTGACCATGTCTGGCCCCTTCTCAAAGATCTTGAGAAGTTTTCCAACTTCTCTCAAAGAACGCAAAGGAAGTCTTCCCATTCTGATACAGTGCCGGAGTCACCCATATCTTCCGACGATCCTAAGTTATCTTCATTTTTTGTCAATCTAAATGATGAAAATGTTTGGTGGTGGTTCATCATCAAAACGGCTAGAGGGAgtgaaaaa actgcGAGATTTATTAGCCAATACAACCACACAAAAAAAGAAACCATTAATGTGCAAAAGAGGAAAGTTGAAGTATCTCAATGGCGtggagaaaataaaatattaatgatGGATGTTGATTTCATCTCTGATCCCTGTCGACGGGAGTCAATTCGCAAGGAACATGAAAACATTATGcagaaaaaagaagaagaagaacaccAATCAGGATCTAATAATAACGTCGACATGTTGGAACAATATTTTGGCGATTTTGGAAGTTCCGACAGCGGTCTTctgaattaa